In Chryseobacterium turcicum, a single window of DNA contains:
- a CDS encoding type II toxin-antitoxin system RelE/ParE family toxin — translation MAKRLKWTEFSKSQRKDILKYWNNRNKSKEYSKKLNKLFDKIALMILEYPEIGVKISGSECRGRLIKDYYIIYINSEKSIEILSIFDTRQNPEKLENILGL, via the coding sequence ATGGCTAAAAGATTAAAATGGACAGAGTTCTCAAAAAGCCAACGAAAAGATATTTTAAAGTACTGGAACAATAGAAATAAATCAAAAGAATATTCAAAAAAATTGAATAAGCTTTTTGATAAAATAGCATTAATGATTTTGGAATATCCTGAAATCGGAGTAAAAATAAGTGGCTCAGAATGTCGTGGAAGATTGATTAAAGATTACTATATCATCTATATAAATTCAGAAAAAAGTATTGAAATTCTAAGTATTTTTGATACCCGACAAAATCCTGAAAAACTCGAAAATATTTTAGGATTATGA
- a CDS encoding UbiA prenyltransferase family protein produces MNCLKVLKKSVIDSQLYVSLMGTLFAVFFMHEQNTFRFPSVLLIFITYFSGYLYTKYQYTKYFYKILLLNFVTGIISAALIIFNHNEIRLVKWFVIVVLGLLYNSFFLETYIRKIPLLKVFYVGLVWGLVNSWLTLPVFNLPIFFISFFFVTALVLPFDIRDMKSDTVQTFPKLIGVQNTKYLAYLLVFMACILAVFHLKIQFAVSFFLTSIITFILIYFSENKRNDSYFSFWVETCSGLPFLFLILLEKFYLY; encoded by the coding sequence ATGAATTGTTTAAAAGTACTGAAAAAATCTGTCATCGACAGCCAACTTTACGTATCCTTAATGGGAACACTTTTCGCAGTATTTTTCATGCATGAGCAAAACACATTCCGTTTCCCTTCTGTACTTTTGATATTCATCACCTATTTCAGCGGCTATTTGTATACGAAATACCAATACACCAAATATTTTTATAAAATATTATTATTAAATTTCGTCACTGGAATTATTTCCGCAGCTTTAATTATTTTTAATCATAATGAAATACGTTTGGTAAAATGGTTTGTGATTGTGGTTTTAGGATTATTGTACAATAGTTTTTTTCTAGAAACTTACATCCGGAAAATCCCTTTACTAAAGGTATTTTATGTTGGCTTGGTTTGGGGATTGGTCAATTCTTGGCTTACTTTACCTGTATTTAATTTACCCATATTTTTCATCAGTTTCTTTTTTGTGACGGCATTGGTTTTACCCTTCGACATTCGTGATATGAAAAGTGATACCGTTCAGACCTTTCCAAAATTAATAGGTGTACAAAACACAAAATATCTCGCTTATCTTTTAGTTTTTATGGCTTGTATTTTAGCTGTTTTTCATCTGAAAATTCAGTTTGCAGTCAGCTTTTTTTTAACCTCAATAATAACCTTTATTCTCATCTATTTTTCAGAAAATAAAAGAAACGATTCTTACTTTTCTTTTTGGGTAGAGACTTGTTCAGGTTTGCCTTTTTTGTTTTTAATTCTATTGGAAAAGTTTTACCTTTACTAA